Within the Miscanthus floridulus cultivar M001 chromosome 2, ASM1932011v1, whole genome shotgun sequence genome, the region CGGAGGCATCAACGAGCCATACCGTCCGCTGGGACGAGATGGAGCGCCACGACCGCCTAACGACGCCCGCGTACGACATCAGTGACGAATAGAGCcgtgacgtggagccatccccgtcGTCATCcacagggtcggcgggacccgcgtGAAGGAGATGGAAGACGCTGCGATCCCGGAAGCATTTCTctcctcgtctctctctctctccgatgTAACATGcatcttccccttcatctataaaagaagaAGTAGGGCACCCCACGGAGAGGGGCGATTCCAAGACACATCTAAGACGTCTGAGCGGCAAAAGGCTTAGGCGCTCGACAGGGAACTCAACCCGACCCACTCTTTTCACTAGAGATTTGGGGACTTCTCCCTCTCCCGCTTATTTGTAACTCATACTATAaatcaagtgccggtaacacgagcagcagcagactgaacGTAGtgacgttctgcccgaaccagtataaatttttGTATCCTCCGAGCACAGCCATCCGGGTCAGACGCgtaaactagaaatttactagccggtgatttGAAACACCGACAATGACTGTCtattttttatttgtatttgaaaatattcaaattcaaatctgtaTTCGTATCTAGCAAGATTGTAGATTTCTGACTAACAAATATCTGAATTCCAGCGGTACCTGTTTCATTTCCACCCATTATCTGGGGCCCTATCGTTGCCTAAAAAAAATCTAGCTCTCCGGTACAGCAAGCGAATATCAAGGCTTGACACGTATCCCGTCGCGTGATTACGACTAAATGTTTCTTGTTGGCAGTAATGTGCGTTTAAAGTACGTGTTCGAATTTGGCATACTGGCACTGTCATCGGACAAGGACTTGTTTCTGGAGCTACGACGGCTGATGTTATTTCACATAATCACATTATTCACATATGATTCGCTTGCAGAGATGATCAGCATGTTCGGCTGGCCGGAGACGATCGATCATGGATTATAAACTAAAATAGTATTGTTTTCTCACACTAAACTAACTAAATtaatcagcagtaaataatctataATCCAACCCAGCCAGCCGAACTGACTGGACGGTGTTTACTAGAATAGTGTACTGAGTAGCAGCACTCCTCTTGGTTCTGACTTCTGATCCTTTTCTGGATCGTACGTACTGTACTCGAGACGCATGActgtggccttgtttagattaccagtcttttcactctcttttcatcGTATTAaatttttggacacatgtatggagtattaaatatagataaaaaataactaattaaacagtttgattgtaaattacgagataaatcttttaagcctagttagaccatgattaaacaataattgtcaaatacaaacgaaagtgctacaataccaaatactaattcctaaccccaatctaaaccacGCCTGTATTTCCATTGCCAGTTTGTGGCACCCATTCAAAATCGCATAAAGAGATGGCGGTACAGCAATCAAGCTGCCAATTTACAGCTACAGAGAGACATAGCCCAAGGTGCACGGCGCAGATCCATTTACGCGAGCTAAGCGGGAAGGACGACAGCGAGAGGCGGAGCCGGAGAAGGGAGCTGTAGACCGTACACCACCCCTTGCCGCTCCGCTTCCACGTGTCTACCGCCCGCGCCTCCCCTGCCGACCTCACGCTTATCCCTCCACGGAAGGATGCGTCAACCACGTAGACTgggcccctccccctcccccgcctCCCCATCCCCACACAACCAACGTGCCACgcgcaccccaccccaccccacccccacacAGCGCCCGCGGCGAACACCAAACACCGCGGCGGGCCGGCCGGACGGCCCGCCCCGCCGCCCCGGCCCGTTTACTCGCGGCACGCGGCCGCGCGCCCCAGCTCGCTTCCGCCTGGTGGACGCGCCCACGCGTCGACACGCGTCCCGGGGGCACGTACCGGCCACGAGCGCGCGACACGTGGGGCGTATCCGACGGCTTCGACAACTGTACGGGGGCCGGGCCGGCGGCCGCGTGGCGCGTGGCCTCCCTGCCTTTATATCCCCGGGGCACCACATGGAACCCAACCCCTCTCGCTCTCAAGCCTCAAAATCCCACTAGCGAGAAGCAGCAGCGGCCGGGGCTCCATTTCTTCTTCCTTGAGCACTGGCCTTTGCCTGCTCAAAGAGCTTGCTTTGGTGGCATCGGTTCTTCGTTTCAGGGCCGAGATCTGCTGCGAGGTGGCGGCGGCCGGGTCGGACAGGAAGGGGGAGTGCGTCGGCGCGGACGCCGGCAGCCGCGCGGCGCGGAGGCGGAGGATGGAGATTCGGCGGCTCAGGGTGGTGGCCGAGGAGGCGTCCGCGAAGAGGCGGAGGCTGGAGGTGGATGAGGAAGACGCGGTTAGGGGACCGGCGCCGAGGTACGGCGTAACGTCGGTGTGCGGGCGGCGGAGGGACATGGAGGACGCGGTGACCGCCCGCCTTGGGTTCATCAACGGCCACCACTTCTTCGGGGTGTTCGACGGCCACGGCTGCTCACATGTAAGTGCCCGCTCGCCAATTCCTATTCAAACAGTTCAGTTCTTGGCATCTGGACTGAACTGAACTGTGATGGCCCGAGCAGTTTTTTTTTTCGATTCGCCGAGTGTCTACAGATTGGCTGCATGTGCATGCAGGTGGCGACGTCGTGCAGGCAGCGGATGCACCAGATCGTGGCCGAGGAGGCGACCGCTGCCGCAGGCTCGTCGGCTTCGGACGACGCTGCGCGGTGGAGGGATGTCATGGAGAAGAGCTACTCGAGGATGGACGCCGAGGCCGTCGGCTTCAGGGACACCGCCGACCCGGCGCCCACCTGCCGTTGCGAGATGCAGCTTCCCAAGTGCGACCACGTGGGCTCCACGGCCGTCGTCGCCGTGGTGGGGCCACGTCACCTCGTCGTCGCCAACTGCGGCGACTCCCGCGCTGTCCTCTGCAGCGGAGGCGCCGCGATCCCTCTCTCAGATGACCACAAGGTACTGCGaacagagcaaaaaaaaaaaaaaaaaaaaaaccgtttCAGGCTTGGTCTTTTAGACTTGATGAGCTATTGCTACCTGCGTTTTCTAATCAAGTTCGTATGGGTGATGATTCGTTTCAGCCTGACCGCCGCGACGAGCTGGAACGGATCGACGCAGCGGGAGGGCGCGTCATCTTCTGGGACGGCGCCCGCGTGTTCGGCATGCTGGCCATGTCCCGCGCCATTGGTGACAGCTACCTGAAGCCGTTCGTGATATCCGACCCGGAGGTGCGGGTGGTGGAGAGGAAGGACGGCGAGGACGAGTTCCTGATTCTGGCCAGCGACGGGCTGTGGGACGTGGTGAGCAACGAGGTGGCGTGCAAGGTCGTGCGCACCTGCCTCCGGAACAGAGCACCGCACCCGCACGGCGGGGAGCGGTCGAGCCCGACCTCCAACCTGAGCCCCAGGcagagcagcggcagcggcagcagcagcggcagcggggaCGAGGAGGGCGCTGGGCCCAGCGACGGCGCGGGGTCCGagagcgacggcgacggcgagagcaGCGAGGACAGGGCGTGCGCCGAGGCGTCCATCCTGCTGACCAAGCTAGCGCTGGCGCGGCAGAGCGCGGACAACGTCAGCGTCGTCGTCGTCAACCTCAGGCGGCGCCCGAGGCCGTGATCGGCGGATCCAGCGGACTAGCCGTTCTTCGCTGATTTCCTGGCCGTCcgtaaattcaaattcaaatcggAGCCCAATTCACCTTCGCTTCGGCCGAACAATCATTGAACAAATGTCAAGCAAAGATCGAACAAAACAGTGAGAACCTTAGCAGAGTTGCATGCTGCTTCCTTTTATATACAGTAGTACAGCAGGATTATTTCGTTAGCATTTTTTGGGGGGGCGTTTCTGATGTGGTCGGACAGATCAGCCCGCCTAGATTTCTTCCCCGAGCAAATTCTGCAAATAGAAAAGCTCATGCCTTTCCGATGTTTGAAGAAACTTTATCAAGCGTCCGAGAAATTAATTGTAATAATATATAAAGTCCAGTGCCCCTTTCACTAGCCAAATCCTTCCAACCTTCTCTGACTAGATCGTGATGTGCTCCTTCGGTTACGTGTTTCATGTTTTACAATTTGACCCATAATAATggttgtccaaaacgatttgacGCGTTCGGCGACGCTGCGTCAGCTGTGCAACCTTGAATACAATACAATACCCCCGGGGACGGATGTTTTCTTGCATTGGTGCCGTCTCCCAGAAGCtctaaaaagttttttttttcccaaTAAAATTGTGCTTCCAGATGAACACAGTTACACGCAGAACAAACACTGAGCATACAATAGTGTTTTGGAAAAAAGTCTATATATAACCCTACGTAACCCCTAAACTATAAAACGTGATATTCTACATATTAAACTTTATAAAATCGGTCAAATAAACCTTAAGTGGTATTGGTATGTGGTTTTTGCTGACGTGGCAATCCACGTGCGCTGGTTTTGATGATGTGGCAtctaggcccacctatcagcctagAACCAGCTCCATTAACAGCTCCTAATCGCGCCCAGGTCGTCTTCTCCGGCGTCACCGACCCGGCCGCGCTGCTGGCGGACGGACCTCGCCCTGCACAGGTGCGTCCATTAGATGCCCCCTTGGCCGTCGCGCTCCTCCGAATCGTCGCGGCGGAGGGTCCTGCGCCTTGCGACGCCGCTACACAGGCGCGGTCCGTATGATCGCGAGCGTGGGCCCGGCGCTGGGGCTAGACCGCGGCGTGGGTGCTGCCGGGACCGAGCTCCTGGCGATGGAGGAGCAGGGCGAGGACGTGGACGTGGACGATAGGGAGAGGCTCAGGCGGACACGGGTCTCACTGAATCCTCTGGTTTCTCCGTGAGAGCTGCAGTGGAAGATGCAAGTCGACACCGGTAGCGGATGGCGGCCCGGCAGTGTGCATCGCGCAGGGCATCCCGACAGCTCGAGGAGCGCGTTGTGGAGGCGCCTCACGCGTGGCCGGCCGCCGGTGTCTCGCTCGCGGGCCCGCGATGGCTCGAGCAGGGCGGCTCGGCGGCTGCTCGCGCACAGGTGCGCGACAGCTCGAATAGTGCGGCCCGACAGCGACTCGCATTGCGCCGCTCATGGATCTGCTCCTTGCCACGGCTCCAGCAGATGCCCCCTTGGCCGCGGAGTCGGGGGCCGATCGGATCGAGCTCCCAGAGTCGGGCGCCGGCGTCATCACAGACGACTGGGCGCATGTTCTTCCAGGGGGCGGAGGTGGCGGCCATCCGTGGCGCTCTCGACTGCCTGCAACCACGCCAGGCTCGAGTCCCTGGACCACACCGATGCCACGCAGCGAAGGCCCTCGTCGGGGCGCCGCGAGGGCACCATCGTCGTGCACGAGATCTAGGACTGCCACGAGGCAGCGCGTAGCCTCCTAGAGCTCCACCACGCCGGCCTGCGCCATCTTCTCACAGCCGCACAGGCGGTCTAGCACCGACATTGACGAGCCAGCATCCTgcggcggcgaggcggcggcCACGCGGCTGCTCTAGCCGGTGCTCCCGTCGGTGTTGTACTGTTGGAACAGAGACCGAGCTCTGCTCCTGGATCAGCGACGGCTCCACAAAGCCTGTTTCCATCGGATCGTTGTGGGACGCGCAGCAGACGCCGTCGTGG harbors:
- the LOC136533799 gene encoding probable protein phosphatase 2C 30, with amino-acid sequence MEIRRLRVVAEEASAKRRRLEVDEEDAVRGPAPRYGVTSVCGRRRDMEDAVTARLGFINGHHFFGVFDGHGCSHVATSCRQRMHQIVAEEATAAAGSSASDDAARWRDVMEKSYSRMDAEAVGFRDTADPAPTCRCEMQLPKCDHVGSTAVVAVVGPRHLVVANCGDSRAVLCSGGAAIPLSDDHKPDRRDELERIDAAGGRVIFWDGARVFGMLAMSRAIGDSYLKPFVISDPEVRVVERKDGEDEFLILASDGLWDVVSNEVACKVVRTCLRNRAPHPHGGERSSPTSNLSPRQSSGSGSSSGSGDEEGAGPSDGAGSESDGDGESSEDRACAEASILLTKLALARQSADNVSVVVVNLRRRPRP